Within the Candidatus Eremiobacteraceae bacterium genome, the region TCACCGGTCTTGGGCGCGGCGCCGAACGCGCCGAAGAGCACGTTGGCGAGCGAGCGATTCATGGCGGTCGCCATCAGGGTCGTGAGCAAGGTACCTGAGGCGCCCACGAGGGTGCCGCTGATGATCAGCACCGTGCTGTTGAGCGCGAAGCCGGTGACGGCGACGGCGACGCCGGTGAACGAGTTGAGCAGCGAGATCACGACCGGCATATCCGCGCCGCCGATCGGCAGCACGCCGAGCACGCCGAGCGCCAGCGCTGCCACGACGATGCCGGCGAACACCGGCACCGAGACGTTGCCCATCAGCATGAACGCGGACAAGCCGACCATGACCAGCAGCACGATCGCGTTGACGATCTGCTGACCGGCATACGTGATCGGCCGGCCGGTCATGAGCTCTTGCAGCTTCGCGAACGCGATGATGCTGCCGGAGAAGCTCACCGACCCGATGATCGAGCTCAGCACGATCGGCAACAGTTGCTCCCACGTCGGGTGGACCGTGATGGACATGTTGTCCATGTGCTGCACGGCGGTCAGCTTGATGAACTCGCCGGCTGAGACCAGGGCTGCCGCGCCGCCGCCGGCGCCGTTGAAGAGCGCCACCATCTGCGGCATGGCCGTCATCTTGACTAGCCGCGCTGACACAAGGCCGATCGGCACGCCGATGGCCGCGCCGATGATGATGTCGGTCCACGATATGATGCTCGCGTCGAAGCAGGTCGCGACGATCGCGATCGCCATGCCGGCCA harbors:
- a CDS encoding NAD(P)(+) transhydrogenase (Re/Si-specific) subunit beta — protein: MTAEQTVLSLAYLVTAILFILGLKFLSSPRSARTGNILAMAGMAIAIVATCFDASIISWTDIIIGAAIGVPIGLVSARLVKMTAMPQMVALFNGAGGGAAALVSAGEFIKLTAVQHMDNMSITVHPTWEQLLPIVLSSIIGSVSFSGSIIAFAKLQELMTGRPITYAGQQIVNAIVLLVMVGLSAFMLMGNVSVPVFAGIVVAALALGVLGVLPIGGADMPVVISLLNSFTGVAVAVTGFALNSTVLIISGTLVGASGTLLTTLMATAMNRSLANVLFGAFGAAPKTGEAGPAAAASGATVRSASAEDVATLLAYSRSVIIVPGYGMAVAQAQHAVRELAANLEKRGVDVKFAIHPVAGRMPGHMNVLLAEANVPYDQLHEMDEINPQFEAADVALVIGANDVTNPAARNVQNSPIYGMPILDVDKAKNIVVLKRSMAPGFAGIDNPLYENPKTMMLFGDAKDSVQKLAAEVAQA